One part of the Pseudoalteromonas ulvae UL12 genome encodes these proteins:
- a CDS encoding DUF3192 domain-containing protein codes for MKVRLLLSALAASTLLTGCVVAVSDGEVDSQWATSSASSWQKEHKQNRDKIANLQLSQSYQAVLNTMGTPNFSEFVTKDNTHYQVLFYATHSIHSDGKMTKDECTPLVFKDGELVGWGEAAYNPIL; via the coding sequence ATGAAAGTACGATTACTTCTTAGCGCATTGGCCGCTTCTACTTTATTAACGGGTTGTGTTGTTGCTGTTTCTGATGGCGAAGTTGATAGCCAGTGGGCGACTTCAAGTGCTAGTTCTTGGCAAAAAGAACATAAACAAAACCGCGATAAAATCGCTAATTTACAGTTGAGCCAATCATACCAAGCTGTTTTAAATACCATGGGCACACCGAATTTTTCGGAGTTTGTCACCAAAGATAACACTCATTACCAAGTGCTTTTTTATGCCACGCACAGCATTCATTCTGATGGTAAAATGACCAAAGATGAATGTACGCCATTAGTGTTTAAAGATGGGGAGTTGGTCGGTTGGGGCGAGGCTGCTTATAACCCAATCCTATAA
- a CDS encoding NAD(P)/FAD-dependent oxidoreductase: protein MIRLTEIKLPLDHDDSALPLAIINKLDIEESALHNFTVFKRGYDARKKSNILLIYTLDIDVDNEAQLLEKFHKDPHVKIAPDTAYKFVATAPDNLTERPVVIGFGPCGLFAGLLLAQMGFKPIILERGKAVRERTKDTFGFWRKRTLDVESNVQFGEGGAGTFSDGKLYSQVKDPKHYGRKVINEFVAAGAPEEILYVSKPHIGTFKLVNMIEKMRAEITALGGEIRFSTRVDDIELTDNQITALKLSNGETLHSKHVVLAVGHSARDTFEMLYNRDVYMEAKPFSVGFRIEHKQSMIDECRFGDNAGNPILGAADYKLVHHCDNGRTVYSFCMCPGGTVVAATSELGQVVTNGMSQYSRNERNANSAIVVGISPDEDYPGHPLAGIELQRQLEKQAFTLGGSDYNAPAQKIGDFLKGRTSAELGDVQPSYTPGITLTDLSHVLPDYAIAALREAIPAFNKQIKGFASSDGLLTGVETRTSSPVCIKRDKAYQSINVKGLFPAGEGAGYAGGILSAGIDGIKVAEAVALSILSSSSQA from the coding sequence ATGATCCGCTTAACTGAAATCAAACTCCCGCTCGATCACGATGATAGCGCGCTCCCCCTTGCTATTATCAATAAACTCGATATTGAAGAATCTGCATTACATAACTTTACCGTGTTCAAACGTGGTTATGATGCCCGTAAAAAGTCCAATATTTTACTTATCTACACACTGGATATCGACGTTGATAATGAAGCTCAGTTATTAGAAAAGTTTCATAAAGACCCTCATGTCAAAATTGCCCCCGATACAGCTTATAAATTTGTCGCGACGGCCCCTGATAACCTTACTGAACGCCCAGTCGTGATCGGATTTGGCCCTTGCGGGTTATTTGCTGGGTTATTACTTGCTCAAATGGGTTTCAAACCCATCATTCTTGAACGCGGTAAAGCGGTCAGAGAACGCACAAAAGATACCTTTGGTTTTTGGCGTAAACGGACCCTTGATGTTGAATCAAACGTACAGTTTGGTGAAGGGGGCGCGGGCACTTTTTCGGATGGTAAATTGTACAGCCAAGTCAAAGATCCAAAACATTATGGCCGAAAAGTCATTAACGAATTTGTTGCCGCTGGTGCTCCTGAAGAAATTCTCTATGTAAGCAAGCCACATATTGGTACCTTTAAATTAGTGAATATGATCGAAAAAATGCGCGCTGAAATCACCGCACTGGGTGGTGAGATCCGCTTTAGCACCCGTGTTGACGACATAGAGCTGACTGATAATCAAATTACCGCTCTCAAGCTATCAAATGGTGAGACCCTTCATAGCAAACATGTTGTGTTAGCGGTTGGACACAGTGCTCGTGATACGTTCGAAATGCTCTATAACCGTGATGTGTATATGGAAGCAAAACCTTTTTCTGTCGGATTCAGAATCGAGCACAAGCAATCGATGATTGATGAGTGTCGATTTGGTGACAATGCTGGCAACCCTATTTTAGGTGCCGCTGATTACAAACTGGTTCACCATTGTGATAATGGTCGGACAGTTTACAGTTTTTGCATGTGCCCTGGCGGAACAGTGGTTGCTGCAACATCAGAACTGGGGCAAGTCGTTACCAATGGCATGAGTCAGTATTCACGCAATGAACGTAATGCCAACAGCGCCATTGTGGTTGGAATATCGCCTGATGAAGATTATCCAGGGCATCCACTTGCGGGGATTGAGCTTCAACGTCAGCTCGAAAAACAAGCTTTCACTTTAGGCGGCAGCGACTATAACGCCCCCGCACAAAAAATTGGCGATTTTCTAAAAGGACGCACGTCGGCTGAATTAGGCGATGTACAACCTTCTTATACCCCTGGCATTACATTGACTGATCTATCACATGTCTTGCCTGATTATGCCATTGCAGCTTTACGTGAAGCGATCCCTGCTTTTAATAAACAAATAAAGGGCTTTGCAAGCTCGGATGGATTATTGACAGGTGTTGAAACGCGTACGTCATCACCAGTGTGTATTAAACGAGATAAAGCTTATCAAAGCATCAATGTTAAAGGCCTGTTCCCTGCAGGTGAAGGTGCAGGTTATGCTGGGGGGATTTTATCTGCTGGTATTGATGGTATTAAAGTGGCAGAAGCCGTAGCGTTATCTATTTTAAGCAGCAGTTCGCAGGCCTAG
- a CDS encoding HAMP domain-containing protein — MKVSFAVKLGILMIVLMTALVGSILVYFYQYSLQTLHNDLKQSIGDVTRTSAFIFKEEERDIIHSLKQQLHDELSENYLEAVNQFSLLEEGSTELLLTEQQSQNLHNTLDFQYIVQLLRRVQEGSRNRIRSLQLLPQTNVLDDNPSRAAWAYLMVKVPNVAPEQALIFLADSNYEKDNFSEGGNPIGNLYKAPAFFTLPFKGQIGVADNWYTDEFGTVLTAVVPIKSDNGEVISILGIDYDVGAFQDRIEKQKRISWTAFAVSLALAFLITGIITAWVSIPLTKLKSGAEQLSKQDFNHRVIIKSNDEFGVLANTLNQVSQTLGEFTSDLEAIVAERTAQLTKANEKVQQLNSMLSAENKHLGAEVDNLLVLRQKFMPHINSQLRIGDYELSLNHLASRSVAGDFWQIVTDKEGQKLLFFGQVSGGGLETASLTLQIQSLLQYQSGNIESRLRGVNQMVVEQSKLLKSQFLVKLQAIQFEKEQLKVWGQCEDPILFNQGSVKEIELYPDNFVLGINNKIELKDHLIKLQSDTHLLLYSSGFRQALLKLTNRSQDFKNGLELIQASELRNKTAQQLLEQFGEQPWFSDFASDISFLSIRRLS; from the coding sequence ATGAAAGTCTCTTTTGCGGTTAAACTGGGTATTTTAATGATTGTATTAATGACTGCTTTAGTTGGCAGCATTTTAGTGTACTTTTATCAATATTCGTTGCAAACGTTACACAATGATCTAAAACAGTCGATTGGCGATGTGACCCGTACGTCAGCATTTATTTTTAAAGAAGAAGAGCGCGATATTATTCATTCATTGAAGCAGCAGCTTCATGATGAATTGTCCGAAAACTACCTGGAGGCTGTGAATCAATTTAGCTTATTAGAAGAAGGCTCAACAGAGCTACTTCTCACAGAGCAGCAATCTCAAAATCTCCATAATACGCTTGATTTTCAGTACATTGTGCAGTTACTACGCCGAGTGCAAGAAGGGAGTCGAAATAGAATTCGCTCTCTTCAGTTGTTGCCACAAACTAATGTGTTAGATGATAACCCATCAAGAGCAGCTTGGGCGTATCTGATGGTTAAAGTGCCTAATGTGGCTCCTGAGCAGGCGTTAATCTTTTTAGCCGACTCTAATTATGAAAAAGATAACTTCTCTGAAGGAGGCAATCCAATCGGAAACCTCTATAAAGCCCCTGCATTTTTTACTCTGCCATTCAAAGGCCAAATAGGTGTTGCAGATAACTGGTATACCGATGAATTTGGTACAGTATTAACGGCTGTGGTACCAATAAAGTCAGACAATGGTGAGGTCATTTCTATTTTGGGGATCGATTATGATGTTGGTGCTTTTCAAGACCGTATTGAAAAACAAAAGCGCATTAGTTGGACTGCATTTGCGGTCTCTTTAGCCCTCGCATTTTTAATCACGGGCATTATTACCGCTTGGGTGTCTATCCCATTAACTAAGTTAAAATCTGGTGCTGAGCAGCTATCAAAACAAGACTTTAATCACCGCGTTATCATTAAAAGTAATGATGAATTTGGGGTATTAGCCAATACACTCAATCAAGTCAGCCAAACTTTGGGTGAGTTCACCAGTGATCTTGAGGCGATTGTTGCTGAGCGTACTGCTCAGCTTACTAAGGCAAATGAAAAAGTACAGCAATTAAATAGTATGCTTAGTGCTGAGAATAAGCATTTAGGTGCCGAAGTTGATAATTTATTAGTTTTACGGCAAAAATTTATGCCGCATATAAATAGCCAACTAAGAATAGGTGATTATGAATTAAGTTTAAATCACTTAGCATCTCGCAGTGTAGCGGGGGATTTTTGGCAAATAGTAACGGATAAAGAAGGTCAAAAATTACTCTTTTTTGGACAAGTTTCTGGAGGAGGGTTAGAGACAGCTTCCCTTACTTTGCAGATTCAAAGTTTATTGCAATATCAAAGTGGTAATATCGAAAGTAGGCTTCGCGGCGTGAATCAAATGGTGGTTGAGCAGAGCAAATTGTTAAAGTCACAGTTTTTGGTAAAACTGCAAGCCATTCAATTTGAAAAAGAGCAGCTCAAGGTATGGGGTCAATGCGAAGATCCTATTTTGTTTAACCAAGGCAGTGTCAAAGAAATCGAGTTATACCCGGATAATTTCGTTTTGGGAATAAACAATAAAATAGAATTAAAAGACCACCTTATTAAGTTGCAAAGTGATACACATTTGCTTCTCTATTCATCAGGTTTTAGGCAAGCTCTATTGAAACTTACCAATCGATCGCAAGACTTCAAAAACGGCTTAGAACTGATCCAAGCAAGTGAATTACGAAATAAAACAGCTCAACAACTTCTTGAGCAGTTTGGTGAGCAGCCTTGGTTTAGTGACTTTGCAAGTGATATTAGTTTCTTAAGTATTCGAAGGTTAAGTTGA
- a CDS encoding TonB-dependent receptor domain-containing protein, translated as MACMPKIRPLPLSIALILSSHAVLASSDEIEEVSVIAKKISYANHQIDTSMTQQQNTVSSVLGLMDNLPGISINEGDAFGGDDWSTSITMRGFSIDGNQQQLGMTVDGIPNGGSNYGGGAKANRYLETENLATVEVGQGTADLASASLEALGGTFNFVSIDPSSEKQTTIAYTTGDHDASRYFVRHQTGQVLGHTRAYISYSQTDTSRWIGEGSNGGTTKQHAEFKFISDFEQLSITGRLSFDDVEEDNYNSVSIAQFKQTPDWDQLTWNWTGVPHFDQMFAEGWSTLRENTLGYLKFDYALSSTSSLTFTPYLHKNSGRGDWIPPYLVKAVDENGLPTHQGGSVQSKYGFIDLAGNALSPSQGCESSYSWPWESGNLLHSACYPADAVPVMSYRHTHYKKDRFGVLADYQVMLQNHDIKVGLWYEDDERTESRDWHKVIDARVYHHFDQTPYWTQYKNVFNTDTLKLYVQDSINFSDFTLNLGAQKYMVDIEKHDQFGLTPSTRVNSDSDVLLSAGAVYQLSHELELFAGFSENFAAIKNEVLERDASTLTDIVPETAENIDLGVRFSNLDWQVSATVYSIEFDNRITFIAPGSDTGGIDYTVGTNGQYINVGGIESQGLELSAKYQVDQNLSVYSSYTMNDSTYIGNAPGFNAGDKVIDSVDDMFVISTDYTQGNLRSGLSAKYTGERGAAESYTVVDFNLGYSQSLEDAMFESVDIAFVVNNLFDKRYLSTGTGTGETFFIGGPRTATITLTANF; from the coding sequence ATGGCCTGCATGCCAAAAATCCGTCCGTTACCTCTCTCGATAGCATTGATTCTATCTTCACACGCCGTGCTGGCCTCTTCAGATGAAATTGAAGAAGTATCGGTTATAGCCAAAAAAATATCGTATGCGAATCATCAAATAGATACATCAATGACTCAGCAACAAAACACGGTCAGTAGCGTGTTAGGCTTAATGGATAACCTGCCAGGTATTAGTATTAATGAAGGCGATGCATTTGGTGGCGATGATTGGTCGACTTCTATCACTATGCGTGGTTTTTCTATTGATGGAAACCAGCAGCAGCTGGGTATGACGGTCGATGGGATCCCAAACGGGGGGTCAAATTATGGTGGAGGTGCAAAAGCTAATCGTTACCTCGAAACTGAAAATTTGGCGACGGTCGAAGTGGGTCAAGGAACTGCTGATTTAGCGTCAGCGTCACTTGAAGCATTGGGTGGAACATTTAATTTTGTCAGTATTGATCCTTCTTCAGAAAAACAAACAACCATTGCCTATACGACAGGCGATCATGATGCCAGTCGCTACTTTGTCCGTCATCAAACAGGACAAGTATTGGGTCATACCCGCGCGTATATCAGTTATTCTCAAACAGATACTAGCCGTTGGATTGGCGAAGGAAGCAACGGAGGAACAACGAAACAGCATGCTGAGTTTAAGTTCATTTCTGATTTTGAACAGCTGAGTATCACAGGCCGATTATCTTTCGATGATGTTGAAGAAGATAACTATAACAGTGTCTCAATAGCGCAATTTAAACAGACCCCAGATTGGGATCAATTGACGTGGAACTGGACAGGTGTGCCGCATTTTGACCAGATGTTCGCAGAAGGTTGGTCAACACTTCGTGAAAATACCTTAGGGTATCTCAAATTTGACTATGCCTTATCAAGCACATCATCATTAACGTTTACTCCTTATTTACACAAAAATAGCGGCCGTGGTGATTGGATCCCACCTTATTTAGTCAAGGCCGTTGATGAAAATGGACTGCCAACTCATCAAGGTGGCAGTGTGCAAAGCAAATATGGATTTATCGATCTTGCGGGGAACGCGTTATCCCCTTCACAAGGGTGTGAGTCAAGTTATTCATGGCCGTGGGAGTCAGGTAATTTATTGCATAGTGCGTGTTACCCTGCAGATGCAGTGCCTGTGATGTCTTATCGCCATACTCATTATAAAAAAGACCGTTTTGGTGTCTTAGCGGATTACCAAGTAATGTTACAAAACCATGATATCAAAGTGGGATTGTGGTACGAAGATGATGAACGCACCGAATCGCGCGATTGGCATAAAGTGATTGATGCGCGAGTGTACCATCATTTTGATCAGACTCCTTATTGGACACAATATAAAAATGTGTTCAACACCGATACATTGAAATTGTATGTGCAAGATAGTATTAACTTTTCTGATTTTACGCTTAATTTAGGGGCGCAAAAATACATGGTTGATATTGAAAAACATGACCAATTTGGCTTAACGCCGTCTACTCGAGTAAACAGTGATTCTGATGTGTTATTGAGCGCGGGAGCCGTTTATCAACTATCCCATGAGCTGGAATTGTTTGCTGGGTTCAGTGAAAATTTTGCTGCAATTAAAAATGAAGTGCTCGAAAGAGACGCATCAACACTCACTGACATAGTCCCAGAAACAGCTGAAAATATAGACTTAGGAGTACGTTTTAGTAACTTAGATTGGCAAGTGAGTGCAACAGTTTATTCAATCGAATTTGATAATCGCATCACCTTTATCGCCCCTGGAAGCGACACTGGTGGAATTGACTATACCGTTGGAACAAATGGGCAGTATATCAATGTCGGTGGCATTGAGTCACAAGGTTTAGAGCTGAGTGCGAAATATCAGGTGGATCAGAACTTGAGTGTTTATAGTTCATATACAATGAATGATTCGACTTATATAGGGAATGCTCCAGGGTTTAACGCTGGAGACAAAGTCATTGATTCTGTAGATGATATGTTTGTTATATCGACAGACTACACTCAAGGAAATCTACGCTCAGGTTTATCGGCAAAATACACTGGCGAAAGAGGAGCTGCTGAAAGTTACACTGTGGTTGATTTCAATCTTGGATACAGCCAATCCCTTGAAGATGCGATGTTTGAATCAGTAGATATTGCCTTTGTAGTCAATAATCTTTTTGATAAACGTTATCTATCGACAGGTACCGGGACTGGAGAAACCTTTTTTATAGGTGGGCCACGCACCGCTACAATTACCCTTACAGCTAATTTTTAA
- a CDS encoding transporter substrate-binding domain-containing protein, with amino-acid sequence MKRIALIVFIVFSSAANALERQLITLYAYHLKPPFIVDIANEKGLYYDLATYLNIKQKKYEFRTVFVPRKRLDRYLSNKKLDGLVIGVSPMWFNDKNETVYLWSDSFYQDRDLVISSTKKPIDYQEPNSLLNTRIAGVRGFKYFGIDPLVNSGKVVREDTVGEYEVVEMVLKNRADAGIVSESTLLYLNARNDWQGQLFYATNPHDQYTRRILIPEKFSDVLSTINPLVKDIQTDSLWLSFLDNYYSQQNLN; translated from the coding sequence GTGAAACGGATAGCACTCATTGTTTTTATTGTATTTTCAAGCGCTGCAAATGCGCTTGAAAGACAGCTTATCACTTTGTACGCATATCATTTAAAGCCGCCGTTTATAGTGGATATCGCTAACGAAAAAGGGCTTTATTATGATCTTGCAACTTATCTTAATATCAAACAAAAAAAGTATGAATTTCGTACGGTTTTTGTACCACGAAAACGCTTAGACCGTTACTTATCCAACAAAAAATTAGATGGCTTAGTGATTGGTGTCAGCCCGATGTGGTTTAATGATAAAAACGAAACTGTATACTTGTGGTCTGACTCTTTTTACCAAGACCGAGATTTAGTCATTTCATCAACAAAAAAACCAATCGATTATCAAGAGCCTAATTCACTTCTTAATACCCGTATAGCTGGGGTTAGAGGCTTTAAATATTTTGGGATAGATCCGTTAGTAAATTCTGGAAAAGTTGTCCGTGAAGATACCGTAGGTGAATATGAAGTCGTCGAAATGGTCTTAAAAAATCGTGCCGATGCAGGGATTGTCAGTGAATCCACTCTATTATATTTAAATGCACGCAATGACTGGCAAGGACAACTTTTTTATGCCACTAACCCTCATGATCAATATACGAGAAGAATTTTAATTCCTGAAAAATTTAGTGATGTCTTAAGCACTATTAACCCTTTAGTTAAAGACATTCAAACTGACTCACTCTGGCTTTCTTTTTTGGATAACTACTACAGCCAGCAAAATTTGAACTAA
- the fdxA gene encoding ferredoxin FdxA, whose amino-acid sequence MAFIVGDNCIKCKYTDCVAVCPVDAFFEGPNFLAISPIICIDCGLCEPECPADAIFQEDAVPEDQKEFIELNAELAEIWPNITEVKSAPEDADDWNGVKNKIHLIET is encoded by the coding sequence ATGGCATTTATCGTAGGCGATAACTGTATTAAATGTAAATACACAGATTGTGTTGCTGTTTGTCCTGTGGATGCATTTTTTGAAGGACCAAATTTTTTGGCGATCAGCCCAATTATTTGTATCGATTGCGGTCTATGCGAGCCTGAATGTCCTGCTGATGCAATATTTCAAGAAGATGCGGTGCCTGAAGATCAAAAAGAATTCATTGAGCTCAATGCTGAGCTTGCCGAAATATGGCCAAATATTACAGAAGTAAAATCAGCACCCGAAGATGCTGACGATTGGAATGGCGTTAAAAACAAAATCCACCTGATAGAAACATAA
- a CDS encoding methyl-accepting chemotaxis protein produces the protein MNLKVSQSLYLGFGSIVAITLILALIVWSIVTESAKIAQEIAKDDVPGVLAYLNVSDKISTIQTNALEYLNGEEDEKISFAQNKQAFTQAFAELVPLESSKQSDRDKMAKIESLANSYIKQLDSEVFIKYSPLREQTAIKRIRDLTKNVGLPLENLLDQLKEEEFNDAYKTTDLQESLNDDLPGVRYYLELVDEAGDMISSLNAYIAGDPDAKIAFKNDSESFQSYLTLIKPLEQKPNELVNIQKIEDYYSEIKVTAQEVFGKYDPKHKAAAIALIDTLEHELVTPLQKILQDSAKEEEVDATSALTSLNNNVDNVILWLLINAAVVLAVGSTIAWKISSMIKFRLDVISAKAKSIANGDLTSELINDSRTDELGGLSRSIDEMQRSLKDLIKQISNVANQVATSTAQVEESSSQVVQGSQSQADKAHLIAAAVEQMSITVKEVAAQSADAANTSQKAGEEAQEGGRLMQETVNGINRIAEVVNETASTVDSLGRRGEEIGDVIKVINDIAEQTNLLALNAAIEAARAGELGRGFAVVADEVRGLAERTSKATKEVGTLISSIQNETRQAVSRMGDGTELVAAGVQLANEAGEALSKIVQRTIDANTMIHAIATASDEQSYATQEISRDITAISDIANDSVAQTKIGSSSAKELDEKVSELEQLVARFKVN, from the coding sequence ATGAACCTTAAAGTATCTCAGTCACTTTACCTTGGATTTGGGTCAATAGTTGCCATTACCCTTATTCTTGCCTTGATAGTTTGGTCAATCGTCACTGAATCTGCGAAAATCGCTCAAGAAATCGCAAAAGATGATGTGCCAGGTGTGTTAGCCTACCTAAACGTGTCTGACAAAATTAGCACGATTCAAACGAATGCACTCGAATACTTAAATGGTGAAGAAGATGAAAAAATCTCCTTTGCTCAAAACAAACAAGCTTTTACTCAAGCGTTTGCGGAATTAGTACCATTGGAATCCTCCAAGCAATCTGATCGTGACAAAATGGCAAAAATAGAATCATTGGCAAACAGTTACATCAAACAATTAGACTCTGAAGTATTTATTAAATATTCGCCCCTTCGAGAACAAACAGCGATAAAACGAATCCGAGATCTCACTAAAAATGTTGGCCTGCCGCTGGAAAATCTTCTTGATCAATTGAAAGAAGAAGAATTTAATGATGCTTATAAAACCACAGATCTTCAAGAGTCATTAAATGATGATTTACCTGGCGTACGTTACTACCTTGAATTAGTAGATGAAGCAGGTGATATGATTTCATCATTAAATGCTTACATTGCTGGCGATCCTGATGCGAAAATTGCGTTTAAAAATGACTCTGAATCCTTTCAATCCTATTTAACTTTAATTAAACCACTTGAACAAAAACCGAATGAATTAGTTAATATCCAGAAAATTGAAGATTACTACTCAGAAATTAAAGTGACGGCACAGGAAGTTTTTGGGAAATATGACCCAAAACATAAAGCCGCTGCTATTGCATTAATAGATACACTTGAACATGAGTTAGTGACCCCATTACAAAAAATTCTCCAAGACTCAGCCAAAGAAGAAGAAGTCGATGCAACATCTGCTCTCACCTCTTTAAATAATAATGTCGACAATGTCATTTTATGGTTACTAATAAACGCAGCTGTTGTGCTAGCAGTGGGCTCTACCATAGCCTGGAAAATTTCAAGTATGATCAAATTCAGACTCGATGTTATTTCAGCCAAAGCAAAATCGATTGCAAATGGTGACTTAACGTCTGAGCTCATTAATGATAGCCGTACAGATGAATTAGGTGGCTTATCCCGCTCCATTGATGAAATGCAACGCTCACTCAAAGATCTCATTAAGCAAATTTCTAACGTTGCGAATCAAGTAGCGACCAGTACTGCACAAGTTGAAGAGTCCAGCTCTCAAGTCGTTCAAGGCAGCCAATCTCAGGCTGATAAGGCACATCTTATTGCTGCTGCGGTTGAACAAATGAGCATTACAGTCAAAGAAGTGGCCGCGCAAAGTGCAGATGCTGCAAATACTTCGCAAAAGGCAGGTGAAGAAGCCCAAGAAGGTGGCCGATTAATGCAAGAAACGGTCAATGGGATTAATCGTATCGCTGAGGTTGTCAATGAAACCGCTAGCACTGTAGATAGTTTAGGTCGTCGAGGTGAAGAAATTGGCGATGTAATTAAAGTCATTAATGACATCGCAGAGCAGACAAACCTTCTCGCCCTTAATGCAGCAATCGAAGCGGCCAGAGCGGGTGAATTAGGTCGCGGGTTTGCCGTTGTAGCCGATGAAGTAAGAGGGTTAGCTGAGCGCACATCTAAGGCAACAAAAGAGGTCGGCACTTTGATTAGCTCTATCCAAAATGAAACACGCCAAGCTGTGTCTCGGATGGGTGATGGTACAGAATTAGTGGCTGCTGGTGTACAACTGGCTAATGAAGCTGGTGAAGCATTATCTAAAATTGTTCAACGAACTATTGATGCTAATACAATGATCCACGCTATTGCCACAGCCAGTGATGAGCAATCATATGCTACACAAGAGATTTCACGTGACATTACCGCTATCAGTGATATTGCTAATGATTCAGTCGCTCAAACAAAAATCGGATCAAGTTCAGCCAAAGAGTTAGACGAAAAAGTCTCAGAACTTGAACAATTGGTGGCCCGCTTCAAAGTGAATTAA
- a CDS encoding RNA methyltransferase, whose product MISKNQLKLIRSLAQKKYRKQHQLFLVQGEKNVLELFDTPLVIHSLFVTEAFATLHQAKLANLTYTLTDDANLAKASTIVSNNAALAVVNIPPAELPNDSQWLIALDGVSDPGNLGTIIRVADWYGIKHIIASEACADPYNPKTISATMGSFARVSVTQVDLPVYLANSRQPIYGAYLGGENVHRTQFSQTGILLMGSESHGIGKEAGEHVTNKITIPAFGHAESLNVAMATGIILDNIFRT is encoded by the coding sequence ATGATTTCTAAAAATCAACTTAAGCTCATCCGCTCTCTAGCGCAAAAAAAATACCGTAAACAGCATCAATTATTTTTAGTACAAGGCGAAAAGAATGTACTGGAACTCTTTGATACGCCTTTAGTGATCCATTCTCTTTTTGTCACAGAAGCATTTGCGACGTTACATCAAGCTAAGCTCGCAAATTTAACCTACACCCTGACTGATGACGCTAATCTTGCTAAAGCAAGTACTATCGTCAGCAATAATGCGGCACTCGCGGTCGTTAACATTCCACCCGCTGAATTACCCAACGACTCCCAATGGCTTATTGCTCTGGATGGCGTATCAGATCCGGGGAATTTAGGCACCATTATTCGTGTCGCTGATTGGTATGGCATTAAGCATATTATTGCCAGCGAAGCTTGTGCCGATCCGTATAATCCAAAAACAATTAGCGCCACGATGGGCTCTTTTGCCAGAGTGAGTGTGACACAAGTTGATTTACCCGTTTATTTAGCCAATAGCCGCCAACCAATATATGGCGCCTATTTAGGAGGCGAAAATGTCCATCGCACTCAATTTAGTCAAACGGGAATTTTGCTGATGGGCAGTGAATCTCATGGCATTGGAAAAGAAGCAGGCGAGCATGTGACCAACAAAATCACTATTCCTGCGTTTGGTCATGCTGAATCTCTCAATGTCGCCATGGCCACGGGAATTATTTTAGATAATATATTCAGAACATAA
- a CDS encoding DUF4150 domain-containing protein yields the protein MFAKTQMGGMDFAFPDVCLTPIPSPVGPIPTPIPYPNIAVPMTAIPSQFKVLTMCMPNHNLMTITPMSNGDNAGLMMNPLSGMVMGPQRNLFGSVKTLIGGLPATKMLSPSGQNGVSPGAFGMSLVPSQIKLLIMA from the coding sequence ATGTTTGCAAAGACTCAAATGGGAGGAATGGATTTTGCGTTTCCTGATGTGTGTTTAACACCTATCCCAAGTCCAGTAGGGCCTATTCCAACCCCCATTCCTTACCCAAATATTGCTGTGCCAATGACAGCAATTCCTAGTCAATTTAAAGTCTTGACTATGTGTATGCCAAATCACAATTTAATGACCATTACACCAATGAGTAACGGCGACAATGCTGGGCTGATGATGAACCCTTTATCAGGCATGGTTATGGGGCCACAACGAAATTTGTTTGGTAGTGTCAAAACGTTAATCGGGGGCTTACCAGCCACTAAAATGCTCAGTCCATCAGGGCAAAATGGTGTCAGTCCAGGCGCGTTTGGTATGAGCCTGGTCCCAAGTCAAATTAAATTACTGATCATGGCTTAG